In a genomic window of Gemmatimonadetes bacterium T265:
- a CDS encoding AI-2E family transporter has product MSATPAGAAPTTDGAWARPARPAAPGERRPGVYALRVLAVAAVVALLYGARDVLVPATFSLTLAILLVPVVERLRRWHLPAVVAAAVAVIGTLALLVGIGIALEPPLRRAAEAAPNGIAAARARLEQLRAPLERLGRKLESQPAPPPGGPQARLPAATGPAATGPSPRDSAIAGSAKADSTSGTRAAGPTNSIPAGMLSAARRAFGASAGLIGELVEVLLLTLFLLAPGSRWSEKLDTVVRSPDTRRTVRTAADEVRAVVTRYVVASLLINASQGVLIALATWALGLPAPLLWGVLTALLELIPYIGGFMMVAMLFVVGLATGGSLTHAFLPPLVYLVVTTLQNNLVSPAAYGRGLQLNPAVILLATMVGFALWGVAGALLAVPIVASLRVVASHVAALEPVAVFLEP; this is encoded by the coding sequence GTGAGCGCGACGCCAGCGGGTGCCGCCCCGACGACCGACGGTGCGTGGGCCCGGCCCGCGCGGCCGGCCGCGCCCGGCGAGCGGCGGCCCGGCGTGTACGCGCTCCGCGTGCTCGCGGTCGCGGCGGTCGTCGCGCTGCTCTACGGTGCGCGCGACGTCCTCGTCCCGGCGACGTTCAGCCTCACCCTCGCGATCCTGCTCGTCCCGGTCGTCGAACGCCTGCGGCGGTGGCACCTCCCGGCGGTCGTCGCCGCCGCGGTCGCGGTCATCGGCACGCTGGCCCTCCTCGTCGGCATCGGCATCGCCCTGGAGCCGCCGCTCCGGCGCGCGGCCGAGGCGGCGCCTAACGGGATCGCCGCGGCCCGCGCGCGGCTCGAACAGCTCCGCGCGCCCCTCGAGCGGCTCGGACGCAAGTTGGAATCGCAGCCCGCGCCGCCCCCGGGCGGCCCGCAGGCACGCCTGCCGGCCGCGACGGGCCCGGCCGCGACGGGCCCGAGCCCGCGCGACAGCGCGATCGCCGGCAGTGCGAAGGCGGACAGCACGTCGGGGACGAGGGCGGCCGGCCCCACGAATTCCATCCCCGCGGGCATGCTGTCGGCCGCCCGCCGCGCGTTCGGGGCTTCGGCCGGACTCATCGGGGAGCTGGTCGAGGTGCTGCTGCTCACCCTCTTCCTCCTCGCGCCCGGCTCGCGCTGGTCGGAGAAGCTCGACACGGTCGTGCGGTCGCCCGACACGCGCCGCACCGTGCGCACCGCGGCGGACGAGGTCCGCGCCGTGGTCACGCGCTACGTCGTCGCGTCGCTCCTCATTAACGCCTCGCAGGGCGTCCTCATCGCGCTCGCCACCTGGGCGCTCGGCCTGCCCGCACCCCTGCTCTGGGGCGTGCTCACCGCGCTCCTCGAACTCATCCCCTACATCGGGGGATTCATGATGGTCGCGATGCTGTTCGTCGTGGGGCTCGCGACGGGCGGCAGTCTCACGCACGCGTTCCTGCCGCCGCTCGTGTACCTCGTCGTCACCACGCTGCAGAACAACCTCGTCAGCCCGGCGGCCTACGGCCGCGGGCTGCAGCTCAACCCCGCCGTCATCCTGCTCGCGACGATGGTCGGCTTCGCGCTCTGGGGCGTCGCGGGCGCGCTGCTCGCCGTGCCGATCGTCGCGTCGCTCCGGGTCGTCGCCTCGCACGTGGCGGCGCTCGAACCGGTCGCCGTCTTCCTCGAGCCGTAA
- a CDS encoding chemotaxis protein, with translation MADTMTAPDAISYLIETAQDGADGYRAASEDVKDAQLKQIFSQYATQRAQFVTELRNLASTAGGDADKGGSVSAAVHRGWINLKSVVTGRDDASILAECERGDENAVKAYDQAGAAPLPAQAATVVQRQAAEVRQAYERIKSLHTSRSAD, from the coding sequence ATGGCCGACACGATGACCGCCCCGGACGCGATCAGCTACCTCATCGAGACCGCGCAAGACGGCGCCGACGGCTACCGCGCCGCGAGCGAAGACGTCAAGGACGCGCAACTCAAGCAGATCTTCAGCCAGTACGCGACGCAGCGCGCCCAATTCGTGACCGAGCTGCGCAACCTCGCGTCGACCGCGGGCGGCGACGCGGACAAGGGCGGGTCCGTGAGCGCGGCCGTGCACCGCGGCTGGATCAACCTCAAGAGCGTGGTCACCGGGCGCGACGACGCGTCGATCCTCGCCGAGTGCGAGCGGGGTGACGAGAACGCGGTGAAGGCGTACGACCAGGCGGGCGCGGCGCCGCTCCCCGCGCAGGCGGCGACCGTGGTGCAGCGTCAGGCCGCGGAGGTGCGCCAGGCGTACGAACGGATCAAGAGCCTGCACACGTCGCGCTCGGCGGACTGA
- a CDS encoding UDP-N-acetylglucosamine 2-epimerase (non-hydrolyzing) gives MRVLVVAAARPNFMKVAPVLAALARDGAEPVLVHTGQHYDARMSDAFFQDLAIPAPDYHLGVGSGTHAQQTARVMEAFEPVLHEVRPDWVVVVGDVNATLACALVAAKLRAELGCRVAHVEAGLRSGDWRMPEEVNRVLTDRIADLLLTPSRDALPNLLAEGIAAERVAFVGNVMIDTLFAHLPRARAADLAGRMGLARGGYVAATLHRPSNVDDPRALGTLLDALAEVAADRPVVFPVHPRTRKQAEAFGLAPQLERLHVLEPLGYTEMLSLTEGAAVVLTDSGGLQEETTALGVPCVTLREQTERPVTVTEGTNRLAPWPLTVDGVVGAYRAALGRAGDAAAARRPEGWDGRAAERIVAELRAHTPGHARAVSPADVAEPEPAGVA, from the coding sequence ATGCGCGTGCTGGTCGTCGCGGCGGCGCGCCCGAACTTCATGAAGGTCGCGCCCGTGCTCGCCGCGCTCGCGCGCGACGGCGCCGAGCCGGTGCTCGTGCACACCGGGCAGCACTACGACGCGCGGATGTCGGACGCGTTCTTCCAGGACCTCGCGATCCCGGCGCCGGACTACCACCTGGGCGTGGGCTCGGGGACGCACGCGCAGCAGACGGCGCGCGTGATGGAGGCGTTCGAGCCCGTGCTGCACGAGGTGCGGCCGGACTGGGTCGTGGTCGTCGGCGACGTGAACGCGACGCTTGCCTGCGCGCTCGTCGCGGCCAAGCTGCGCGCCGAGCTGGGGTGCCGCGTGGCGCACGTGGAGGCGGGGCTCCGGAGCGGCGACTGGCGGATGCCGGAGGAGGTGAACCGCGTGCTCACCGACCGGATCGCCGACCTGCTGCTCACGCCGTCGCGCGACGCGCTGCCCAACCTGCTCGCCGAGGGGATCGCGGCGGAGCGCGTCGCGTTCGTCGGGAACGTGATGATCGACACGCTGTTCGCGCACCTGCCGCGGGCGCGGGCGGCCGACCTCGCCGGGCGGATGGGGCTCGCGCGCGGCGGCTACGTCGCGGCGACGCTGCACCGGCCGTCCAACGTCGACGACCCGCGGGCGTTAGGCACGCTGCTCGACGCGCTCGCGGAGGTCGCGGCGGACCGGCCGGTGGTCTTCCCCGTGCACCCGCGGACGCGCAAGCAGGCGGAGGCGTTCGGCCTCGCGCCCCAGCTCGAGCGGCTGCACGTGCTCGAGCCGCTCGGCTACACGGAGATGCTCTCGCTCACCGAGGGCGCGGCCGTGGTGCTCACGGACTCCGGCGGGCTGCAGGAGGAGACGACGGCGCTCGGCGTGCCGTGCGTGACCCTTCGCGAGCAGACCGAGCGTCCGGTGACGGTGACCGAGGGGACGAACCGCCTCGCGCCGTGGCCGCTCACCGTGGACGGGGTGGTCGGCGCGTACCGGGCGGCGCTCGGGCGGGCAGGTGACGCGGCGGCCGCGCGCCGGCCGGAGGGGTGGGACGGGCGGGCGGCGGAGCGGATCGTGGCCGAACTGCGCGCGCACACGCCGGGGCACGCGCGGGCGGTGTCGCCCGCCGACGTGGCCGAGCCGGAGCCGGCGGGGGTCGCGTGA
- a CDS encoding thioredoxin peroxidase, giving the protein MPNTPPPRATPLEPGTPAPEFSLLSTPDQRVALSELRGRPVVLVFYPADWSPVCGDEVALFNAVLPEIAKHNAELVGISVDGVWCHTAFAHDRKLHFPLLADFEPKGAVARAYGVYRDADGTAGRALFVIDAEGVVRWSYLSPVGVNPGADGVLDALDRLAAPAPAAA; this is encoded by the coding sequence ATGCCTAACACTCCGCCGCCCCGCGCCACCCCGCTCGAGCCGGGCACGCCCGCGCCCGAGTTCTCGCTCCTCAGCACCCCCGACCAGCGCGTCGCGCTCTCCGAGCTGCGCGGGCGCCCGGTGGTGCTCGTCTTCTACCCGGCCGACTGGAGCCCCGTCTGCGGCGACGAGGTGGCGCTGTTCAACGCCGTCCTCCCCGAGATCGCGAAGCACAACGCCGAACTCGTCGGGATCTCGGTCGACGGCGTGTGGTGCCACACCGCGTTCGCGCACGACCGCAAGCTCCACTTCCCGCTGCTCGCCGATTTCGAGCCCAAGGGCGCGGTGGCGCGCGCCTACGGCGTCTACCGCGACGCGGACGGGACGGCGGGGCGCGCGCTCTTTGTGATCGACGCGGAGGGCGTCGTCCGCTGGAGCTACCTCTCGCCGGTCGGGGTGAACCCGGGCGCCGACGGCGTGCTCGACGCGCTCGACCGGCTCGCCGCGCCGGCCCCGGCCGCCGCCTAA
- a CDS encoding polysaccharide biosynthesis protein: MLLVGLHAVLLPVVYAIAYALRFDGDVPAPYVVTFWATLPLLFVVRLVVFALFRQYNGWWRHAGLYDLAELGKAATLSSVLFWGVAALARLVPGFPEPGFPRSVVILDWGATVLCLGGLRFGLRWMREREVAGAWPRDARRTLIVGADVTAERLLGQLRLDRNSGIHPVGLVDDHPAKAGMRLQGVPVLGTVDDLARLVPRHGIELVVVAITAATRREMMRIIERCTGLGIEVKIVPSLREMLEGRARLNEPRTVRIEDLLGRAPVALDLAAVRADLAGSVVLITGGAGSIGSELARQVARLGPRRLVLMDQAESPLFFVHNELVARDPGLDVVPVIADIAHPRQLERAFALHRPDYVLHAAAYKHVPMMEANVIEAVHNNVLGTFAVAESAVRHGAKKFVMISTDKAVNPSSVMGATKRAAERLVLEWPDFRHAGTDFRAVRFGNVLGSNGSVVPVFTQQIAAGGPVTVTHPETTRYFMTIPEAVQLVLQAAALPEASGRIAMLEMGEPVRIREMAEQLIRLSGLEPYTEMPIVFTGLRPGEKLHEELMTVGCTTRPTSVDKIRVLHEPAIGGALVPATVTRLRAAVQAGTAATALRVLHAIVPEWEAPDDVGPSGVEGDAISDAMGDLVSEGAPADGGRPIVAVRERYARAAATSVAAPSAARRSATPPPAA; the protein is encoded by the coding sequence GTGCTGCTCGTCGGCCTGCACGCGGTGCTCCTCCCGGTCGTTTACGCGATCGCGTACGCCCTGCGGTTCGACGGGGACGTGCCCGCGCCTTACGTCGTGACGTTCTGGGCGACGCTGCCGCTGCTCTTCGTCGTGCGGCTCGTGGTATTCGCCCTCTTCCGGCAGTACAACGGCTGGTGGCGGCACGCGGGCCTCTACGACCTCGCGGAGCTCGGCAAGGCGGCGACGCTCAGCTCGGTGCTGTTCTGGGGCGTCGCCGCGCTCGCGCGGCTCGTGCCGGGGTTCCCCGAACCGGGGTTCCCGCGCTCGGTGGTGATCCTCGACTGGGGCGCGACGGTGCTCTGCCTCGGCGGTCTGCGCTTCGGGCTGCGCTGGATGCGCGAGCGCGAGGTCGCCGGCGCCTGGCCCCGCGACGCGCGGCGCACCCTGATCGTCGGCGCCGACGTGACGGCGGAGCGGCTGCTCGGGCAGCTGCGCCTCGACCGCAACAGCGGGATCCACCCGGTCGGCCTCGTCGACGACCACCCGGCCAAGGCGGGGATGCGCCTCCAGGGCGTGCCGGTGCTCGGCACCGTCGACGACCTCGCCCGGCTGGTGCCGCGGCACGGCATCGAGCTCGTGGTGGTCGCGATCACGGCCGCGACGCGGCGCGAGATGATGCGCATCATCGAGCGCTGCACCGGACTCGGCATCGAGGTCAAGATCGTGCCCTCGTTGCGCGAGATGCTCGAAGGGCGCGCGCGCCTCAACGAGCCGCGGACGGTGCGGATCGAAGACCTGCTGGGCCGCGCGCCGGTCGCGCTCGACCTCGCGGCCGTGCGGGCCGACCTCGCGGGAAGCGTCGTGCTGATCACGGGCGGGGCGGGCTCGATCGGGTCGGAGCTCGCGCGCCAGGTCGCGCGCCTCGGGCCGCGGCGGCTCGTGCTCATGGACCAGGCGGAGAGCCCGCTGTTCTTCGTCCACAACGAACTCGTCGCGCGCGACCCGGGGCTCGACGTCGTGCCGGTGATCGCCGACATCGCCCACCCGCGGCAGCTCGAGCGCGCCTTCGCCCTGCACCGCCCCGACTACGTGCTGCACGCCGCGGCGTACAAGCACGTGCCGATGATGGAGGCCAACGTCATCGAGGCGGTGCACAACAACGTGCTCGGCACGTTCGCCGTCGCCGAGTCTGCGGTGCGCCACGGGGCGAAAAAGTTCGTGATGATCTCGACCGACAAGGCCGTGAACCCGTCGAGCGTGATGGGCGCGACCAAGCGCGCGGCCGAGCGGCTGGTGCTGGAGTGGCCGGACTTCCGGCACGCGGGAACGGACTTCCGCGCCGTGCGCTTCGGCAACGTGCTCGGCTCGAACGGCTCCGTGGTGCCGGTGTTCACGCAGCAGATCGCGGCGGGTGGCCCGGTGACGGTGACCCACCCGGAGACGACGCGCTACTTCATGACGATCCCCGAGGCCGTGCAGCTCGTGCTGCAGGCGGCGGCGCTGCCCGAGGCGAGCGGCCGGATCGCGATGCTGGAAATGGGCGAGCCGGTGCGCATCCGGGAGATGGCCGAGCAGCTCATCCGGCTGTCGGGGCTCGAGCCGTACACGGAGATGCCGATCGTCTTCACCGGGCTGCGGCCGGGCGAGAAGCTGCACGAGGAGCTGATGACGGTCGGCTGCACGACGCGCCCGACCTCGGTGGACAAGATCCGCGTGCTCCACGAGCCGGCGATCGGCGGCGCGCTCGTCCCGGCGACGGTGACGCGGCTGCGCGCGGCCGTCCAGGCCGGCACGGCCGCGACCGCGCTCCGCGTACTGCACGCGATCGTCCCCGAGTGGGAGGCGCCGGACGACGTCGGCCCGTCAGGCGTCGAAGGCGACGCGATCAGCGACGCGATGGGCGACCTCGTCAGCGAGGGCGCGCCGGCCGATGGCGGTCGCCCGATCGTTGCGGTGCGGGAGCGGTACGCGCGGGCCGCGGCGACGAGCGTCGCGGCCCCGAGCGCCGCGCGTCGCTCCGCCACTCCGCCCCCTGCCGCGTGA
- a CDS encoding type 12 methyltransferase: MSPPPDPHPPFAAAAGEFPPREYRLRLAGREWSVLYTGEVITMLQEQRFLGETEGRPPYGVVLWPAAIALAHDVAARADAFRGRRVLELGAGTGLPGIVAASFGAAVVQTDRQAEAMAVCRLNGERNGATSITYRIADWTVWDDAGRYAWIVGADILYGEATQPHLRRIFAENLAPGGRVLVADPFRKASLRLLEAMEADGWGVAMSKWTVGEARARPAPRAVGVFELTPPA, encoded by the coding sequence ATGTCCCCACCCCCGGACCCGCACCCCCCGTTCGCCGCGGCCGCCGGCGAGTTCCCGCCCCGCGAGTACCGCCTCCGGCTCGCCGGCCGCGAGTGGAGCGTCCTCTACACCGGCGAGGTCATCACCATGCTGCAGGAGCAGCGCTTCCTCGGCGAGACGGAGGGGCGCCCGCCGTACGGCGTCGTCCTCTGGCCCGCGGCGATCGCGCTCGCGCACGACGTCGCCGCGCGCGCCGACGCGTTCCGCGGCCGACGCGTGTTGGAACTCGGGGCCGGCACCGGGCTGCCCGGGATCGTCGCCGCGTCGTTCGGGGCGGCGGTGGTACAGACCGACCGGCAGGCGGAGGCGATGGCCGTCTGCCGCCTGAACGGCGAACGCAACGGCGCGACGTCCATCACCTACCGGATCGCCGACTGGACCGTCTGGGACGACGCGGGGCGCTACGCGTGGATCGTCGGCGCGGACATCCTCTACGGCGAGGCGACGCAGCCGCACCTGCGCCGGATTTTCGCGGAGAATCTCGCCCCGGGCGGGCGCGTGCTCGTGGCGGACCCGTTCCGGAAGGCGAGCCTGCGGCTGCTCGAGGCGATGGAGGCGGACGGCTGGGGCGTCGCGATGAGCAAGTGGACCGTCGGCGAGGCGCGGGCCCGCCCCGCGCCGCGCGCGGTCGGCGTCTTCGAGCTGACCCCGCCCGCCTAA
- a CDS encoding kumamolisin, with protein sequence MMPPTIPPRYVVLPGTERAPVPGARAVGPTPPDEPVRVSVYLRPRTELPDPALLGATPVDARPAPLTREQFAEQYGASPDDVARVRAFAEEAGLRVVDEDAARRTVVVEGTAAAMQRAFEVKLSRFVHPDGTEYRGRVGPVHVPESLAHAVDGVFGFDTRRTARSNAIIRPLPAAADFRAAAPRPWFTPPELGTLYEFPAGDGAGQCVGLLEFGGGFDTADLATYWGKVGVSPAPTVVAVPVGTGTNAPGKDPDSDGEVMLDIEVAGALAPRARLAVYFSTFTQQGWVDALTTAVHDATNRPSVLSVSWGYAEGHDTWTRAAINAVNDTLKAAALLGVTVCFASGDDGSSDEIADGHAHVDFPASSPYALGVGGTALVADATRTQITSEVVWNGGPRATGDGAGGGGISAVFPLPAFQATASVPPSVNPGHKRGRGVPDVAAVADPRTGYFIRSSGQDGVAGGTSAAAPLWAALLARINAAGATPVGYITPLLYASAGAAGCRDVIEGNNDPTGQVGGYAAGPGWDACTGWGSPNGRALGPALRTGGAAAGTVAAGGADTPGGPARPGARPPARPAVAGA encoded by the coding sequence ATGATGCCCCCGACCATTCCCCCCCGCTACGTCGTCCTCCCCGGCACCGAGCGCGCCCCCGTGCCTGGGGCGCGCGCCGTCGGCCCGACGCCGCCCGACGAGCCCGTCCGCGTGAGCGTATACCTGCGCCCCCGCACCGAGCTGCCCGACCCCGCGCTGCTCGGCGCGACGCCGGTCGACGCGCGGCCGGCCCCGCTGACGCGCGAGCAGTTCGCCGAGCAGTACGGGGCGAGTCCGGACGACGTCGCGCGCGTGCGCGCGTTCGCCGAGGAGGCCGGGCTCCGCGTGGTCGACGAGGACGCCGCGCGCCGCACGGTCGTGGTCGAAGGCACGGCCGCCGCGATGCAGCGCGCCTTCGAAGTCAAGCTCAGCCGCTTCGTGCACCCCGACGGCACCGAGTACCGAGGCCGCGTGGGGCCCGTGCACGTGCCCGAGTCGCTCGCGCACGCCGTCGACGGCGTGTTCGGCTTCGACACGCGCCGGACGGCGCGCTCCAACGCGATCATCCGCCCGCTCCCGGCCGCCGCGGACTTCCGCGCCGCGGCGCCGCGGCCCTGGTTCACGCCGCCGGAGTTAGGCACCCTCTACGAGTTCCCCGCGGGCGACGGCGCCGGGCAGTGCGTCGGCCTGCTCGAGTTCGGCGGCGGCTTCGACACGGCCGACCTCGCGACCTACTGGGGCAAGGTCGGCGTGTCGCCCGCGCCGACCGTCGTCGCGGTGCCGGTCGGGACCGGGACGAACGCGCCGGGCAAGGACCCGGACTCAGACGGCGAGGTGATGCTCGACATCGAGGTCGCGGGCGCGCTCGCACCGCGCGCGCGCCTCGCCGTGTACTTCTCGACGTTCACGCAGCAGGGGTGGGTCGACGCGCTCACGACCGCGGTGCACGACGCGACCAACCGGCCGAGCGTGCTCTCGGTGAGTTGGGGGTACGCGGAAGGGCACGACACGTGGACGCGCGCGGCGATCAACGCCGTGAACGACACGCTCAAGGCGGCCGCCCTGCTCGGCGTCACGGTCTGCTTTGCCTCGGGCGACGACGGCTCGAGCGACGAGATCGCCGACGGCCATGCGCACGTCGACTTTCCGGCGTCGAGCCCGTACGCGCTCGGCGTGGGCGGGACCGCGCTCGTCGCCGACGCGACGCGCACGCAGATCACGTCGGAGGTCGTCTGGAACGGCGGGCCGCGCGCGACCGGCGACGGCGCGGGCGGCGGGGGGATCAGCGCCGTGTTCCCGCTCCCGGCGTTCCAGGCCACCGCGTCGGTGCCGCCGTCGGTGAACCCCGGGCACAAGCGCGGGCGCGGCGTGCCCGACGTCGCGGCCGTCGCCGACCCGCGCACGGGGTACTTCATCCGCTCGTCGGGGCAGGACGGCGTCGCCGGCGGCACGAGCGCCGCGGCGCCGCTCTGGGCCGCGCTCCTCGCGCGCATCAACGCCGCGGGCGCGACGCCGGTCGGGTACATCACGCCGCTGCTCTACGCGTCGGCCGGCGCGGCGGGGTGCCGCGACGTCATCGAGGGCAACAACGACCCGACGGGCCAGGTCGGCGGCTACGCGGCCGGCCCGGGCTGGGACGCCTGCACCGGGTGGGGGAGCCCGAACGGCCGCGCACTCGGCCCCGCCCTGCGGACCGGGGGCGCGGCGGCGGGCACGGTCGCGGCGGGCGGGGCCGACACCCCGGGCGGCCCCGCACGCCCCGGCGCGCGCCCGCCCGCGCGCCCCGCGGTCGCGGGAGCCTAA